In Flavobacterium luteolum, the DNA window ATGAATAACACCATTTGACTGATTCACATCTGCAATGGTAACTTTTGCTTTATTACCATTCTCGTCAGTAATATATAAGTCTTTTCCTTTCATCCAAGCTGTTAATGTTCCTCCGTTTACTGCTTTGATAGTTGCGTTTCCTTTACCTTCTTTTATTGCTTTTGCAATATCCGAAGCATTCCACTTTCCTGAAACAACATGATAAGTCAAGATGTTTTGAAGCATTTTTTTATTCTCTGGTTTAAGTAATGTTTCAACGGTTCCTTTAGGCAATTTATTAAAAGCTTGATTTGTTGGAGCAAAAACGGTAAAAGGGCCTTTTCCTTCTAAAGTCGTAACTAAATCGGCCGCTTTTACTGCAGCAACCAAAGTCGTGTGATCTTTTGAATTAACGGCATTTTCAATAATATTTTTATTTGGATACATCGCCGCACCACCAACCATCACCGATTTTTGCGCATTTGATGTAAATGCAAATCCTAAAGCTAAAACTGCAAGAGCTAAAAATTTTCTAGTTTTCATGTTAAATGATTTTTAAGTTATAAGGTCATTTACGGGGATAAAGTTGTTTTGGTTTTCTACTAAAAATACATTTGATCCAAAATCAACCAATTACTCCTCAAATTTCCAGCAAAACAGGGCATTTACGCATTCAAATATTTTTTCATAAAATTTTAAGAATACATAATTTTTGCTTTGATTTTATTATTAAATTTAAAATCAAAATCGTATTATCATGAATAATCTTCCAAAAAAAGTTCGAAGTAAAAAGCTAAATTCAAGGGTAGATTTAACAGCAATGGTTAGCGTCTCTTTTTTGCTGATTATATTTTTTATGCTTGTTGGTGAATTATCAAAATCTAAAGGAATGGATCTCGCATTGCCTGAAAAAGATACATGTAGATGGAGCCATGCATGCATCAAAGCTGATCGGGTCTATACCATATTATTAGACAAAAACGATAAAATAATAACTTATTCTGGAATATTAGAATTTCCAATGGAGGCGCCAAAGGAATTTAAATCTGGAAAAAATGAAATCCACCAAGAACTGTTTCGTAAAAAGAAAGAAGTTCATAATTATATGATTTCAGTAGGAAAACCAATGAATGGAGTAATTGTAATAATAAAGCCAAGTAAAAAATCGAACTATGGTAATTTAGTAAATATACTCGATCTAATGAAAGTTGCCAATATTGAAACGTATTCAATAGTTGATGAATTTAGTGCAGCAGAATCAAAATTATTAGCTTCAAATTAATAACTAAGTCTTATGAAAAACCTACCTCAAAAAGTCAGAAGCAGAAAGTTAAATTCAAGAGTTGATTTAACAGCAATGGTTAGCGTTTCTTTTTTACTGATTATATTTTTTATGGTTGTTGGGGAATTATCTAAGCCAAAACTTATGGAACTATATTCTGGAAGAGGAGGTTGCGGTCCTGAGCCTCAATGTAATAAATCTGACGAAAATATTGTTTTAACTTTATTGCTTGATAAAAACGACAAAATAATAACTTACCATGGATTACTAGCATTTCCTATACAAGCCCCAAAAGAAGTTAACTATGAGAAAAATGGAATACGAAAAGAACTAATGGAGAAAAATAAAATGGTTTTAGAATATTCAGCAAGACTTGGCAAACCAGGAAGAGGAGTTACAGTCATTATAAAACCAACAGAAAAATCTAATTATGGAAATCTTGTAGATATATTAGATGAGATAAAAATGGCCAATATAACTTCTTATGCAATTGTACCTCAGTTTACACCAGAAGAATCAAAATTACTAGCCTCAAATTAAATATAAAGTCTATGAAAAACCTACCTCAAAAAGTCAGAAGCAGAAAGTTAAATTCAAGAGTTGATTTAACAGCAATGGTTAGCGTTTCTTTTTTACTGATTATATTTTTTATGGTCACAATAGAATTGCGAAAAAACAAAGCTATGTATTTAAGTCTACCGGATTATGATGCATATACATGCGAGTGGACAGGTGGCTGCGGAGAAAACCGATCCTATACAATTTTACTAGGGGATGATGATAAATTAGTATCTTATATGGGATTGCTAGAAGTCCCTAAAATTGCTCCAAAAAAATTTGGATATGGAAAGGACGGAATAAGACAAGAGTTATTAAAACAAAATAAAAAAATGCTTAATTATTCTGCTCAATTAGGAAGACCAGGACAAGGAATGGTAGTTATTATTAAACCTAGCCAAAAAAGCAATTTTAAGAATTTAGTTGATATTTTAGATGAAATGGCAATTGCAGATATAAGTGCATATGTAATTGTAAATGACTTTACACCTGAAGAATCAAAATTAATAGCTTTGAAATAAAAGGAAATCATTTTAAGGTCCGACTCCCTCAAATTAAAAAACTTAAACTTGAAACAAAAAAAAGTCCCACATTACTGTGGGACTTTCTATTTAGAGGAAACTAAGAATTATTTTTTCTCAGTTTTTTCCATTTTAGCTTTTAAAGCAGCTAATACATCATTGTTGTCACCTAAAGTCGCAGCTGGTGCGTTAGTAGATGCAGATGTAGTAGTTTCAGCAGCAGCTTTCACGTTTTTCTCTTCTTCTTCACGGAAGATAGCAGTATGAGAAGCAACTACTCTTTTGAATTCTTTGTTGAACTCGATTACTTTGAAATCAGCTGTATCACCTTTTTTCAATTTCTTTCCGTCTTCTTTTTCAAGGTGACGAGTAGGAATGAAAGCAACGATATCATCTCCGAATTCTACAGTAGCTCCTTTGTCAACGATTTCAGAAATCTCACCTGTGTGGATAGTTCCTACAGCGAAAGAATCTTCGTATTGATCCCAAGGATTAGCAGTAGTTTGTTTGTGACCTAAAGATAATTTACGTCCTTCAACATCTAACTCTAATACAACAACATCAAGTTTTTCTCCAACGTTTACAAACTCAGATGGGTGTTTAATTTTCTTAGTCCAAGAAAGATCAGAAATGTAGATTAATCCATCAATTCCTTCTTCTAATTCTACGAAAATACCAAAGTTTGTGAAGTTTCTAACGATACCTGTATGTTTAGAACCTACTGGGTATTTAGAAGTAATGTCAGTCCATGGATCTTGAGTCAATTGTTTGATACCTAATGACATCTTACGATCTTCTCTGTCAAGAGTTAAGATAACTGCTTCAACAACATCTCCAACTTTCACGAAGTCCTGAGCAGAACGTAAGTGAGTTGACCATGACATTTCAGAAACGTGGATTAAACCTTCAACACCTTCAGCAACTTCGATGAAAGCACCGTAATCAGCGATTACAACTACTTTACCTTTAACTTTATCACCAACAGTTAAGTTAGCATCTAAAGCATCCCATGGGTGAGCGTTTAATTGTTTCAATCCTAATTGAATTCTTGTTTTCTCATCATCGAAATCAAGGATTACAACGTTTAATTTTTGGTCTAATTCAAGAACTTCACTTGGGTGGTTGATTCTACTCCAAGAAAGGTCAGTAATGTGAATTAATCCGTCAACACCACCTAAGTCAATGAACACACCATAAGAAGTAATGTTTTTAACAACACCTTCTAATACTTGTCCTTTTTGTAATTGACCGATGATCTCTTTTTTCTGTACTTCAATATCAGCCTCGATAAGTGCTTTATGAGATACAACAACGTTTTTGAATTCGTGGTTGATTTTTACCACTTTGAATTCCATCATTTTGTTTACATATACATCGTAGTCTCTAATTGGCTTAACGTCAATTTGAGATCCAGGTAAGAACGCTTCGATACCGAATACGTCAACAATCATACCTCCTTTAGTTCTACATTTAACAAAACCGTTAACGATTTCTCCAGTTTCATTAGCTGCAATAACTCTATCCCAAGATTTGATAGTACGTGCTTTTCTGTGAGATAATACTAATTGACCTGTTTTATCCTCACGGATGTCGATTAATACTTCTACTTTGTCACCTACTTTTAAGTTTGGGTTGTAACGAAATTCGTTTAAAGAAATAACACCTTCAGATTTAGCATTGATATCAACGATAACGTCTCTATCTGTAATTCTAACTACAACTCCTTCAACTACTTCTTCTTGATCTGTAGCGATGAAAGTTTTTGATACTAGTTCTTCAAACTCTTGTAAGTTTTTTTCATCTACTGCATCGATTCCTTCTTGGAAGTTGTGCCAGTTAAAATTTGCTAAAAACTCTTCTTGTGATTTTGTTTGTTCAGACATGCTGATAAAAAAATTTGTATTCTGTTTTTCTCGAGTTTCTCTATGCGATAGAAAATACAGAAGTTGTTTTACATAAATGGTTGATTCCTAATAGAAACTCTTCTCTGCCAAAAGGACTGCAAAATTAGTACATTTTTCTGAATTAACAAAACAAAACCGATATGATTATGAGTCAATTGTTTAAGAAGCAGAACATTTTAGCTTTTTCATCACGTTTAGTCCCGCTATCCGCTACAATCTTTTATGGCGAACCCCGCCATAAAAGGATTTCCACTTCTATCGGGGCTAGATTAGGAAGTCTCGTTTTCATTAGAACCTTGAAAAGCGAAACCCGACAGGTTTTTAAAAACTATCAGGTTTACTATGCGTAACTATCTTTGTCAAAATTCGAAAAAATTATCAAAGATTATTTTTCAATCTTAATGACTCAAATTTTCAATTTCCTTCGGATCATGTTTGTGTTTAAACAAAATGGCAAAAGCTATTGCAATAACCAATGCATAAGCCGCAAACGACAACCAGATCGTATGCCAGTCTTTCATTAAAACTGGATTTGTAAACATTCCGTCTGCAGAAATTGAATTTCCTTGACTTTTTACAAATTCTACCATCTTTTCGTTTGAAGCATCTGTTTGTAAAAATCCAGCTAATTCTGTTGTATTAGCAAACGATTTTGTAAAAAAACGATCAATTGCCCAGCCAGAAGTCAAACTTCCTAAAACCGCTCCTACTCCATTGGTCATCATCATAAATAAACCTTGTGCAGAAGAACGAATTTTAGAATCGGTATTGCTTTCTACGAATAAAGAACCCGAAATATTAAAGAAATCAAATGCCATTCCGTAAACGATACAAGAAAGGATAATCATCCATAAACCATTTACAGGATCTCCAAAAGCAAATAATCCGAAACGTAAAACCCACGCCAACATACTAATAAGCATCACTTGTTTGATTCCGAAACGTCTTAAGAAAAACGGAATCGCTAGAATAAACAACGTCTCAGAAACCTGTGAAATCGACATAATAATAGTTGAATATCTAATCACAAAAGAATCTGCATATTTTGGAAAGTGTTTAAACTCATCTAAAAACACATCTCCATAAGCATTTGTCAATTGAAGCGCTCCTCCTAAAAACATAGAAAAAACAAAAAACAAAGCCATTTTGTAGTTGGCAAACAATTTAAAAGATTCTAGTCCGAAAGTTTCAATCCATGTTGCATTTTCTTTAATCAAACGCTGCGGCTCACATTTTGGCAAGGTAAAAGCGTAAAAGCCTAAGATTAAAGCTCCAACTCCAGCAATATAAAATTGATATTCTGTAGCTTTACTTCCACTCAAATTTGTAATCCACATCGCTACAATAAAACCGATTGTTCCCCAAACACGTATTGGCGGAAAATCTTTTACAATGTTCTTGTTATTTAATTTAAGTGAAGTGTAAGATATTGAGTTACTTAAAGCGATTGTTGGCATATAACAGCACATTGCCAAAAGCATTACAATAATAAAAGTATCTGGCGTTGTAACTTGTGCAATTCCAAACAAAACAGCTGCATACAAAATATGAAGAATTCCATACAATTTTTCAGCGTTTACCCATCTGTCGGCAATAATTCCGGTTAATGTAGGCATAAATAAAGAAGCAATTCCCATGGTTCCAAATACTAAACCAAATTGTGTTCCTTCCCAATTTTTGGTTCCAAACCAATAATTTCCAATTGTTATCAGCCAAGCCCCCCAAACAAAAAATTGAAGAAAGCTCATAAAGATTAACCTGTTTTTAATTCCCATATAGTGAAATTGTCTTTAAAGTAAAAAATGAAGCGGTAAAACTACCATTAAAAATAATATCTACAAAAAATTATATTGTTTTAACAACATCATTTACCAATTCTAAAACAGCGGCAAATTGTTCCTCTTTATTTAAGTAAGAATTATCAATTTCAATTGCATCATCAGCAATTATTAAAGGAGAATCTGCACGGTGAGTATCTATATAATCTCTATCTACAACATTTTTTAAAACTTCTTCATAAGAAACATTATCACCTTTTTGCTGTAATTCATCAAAACGTCTTTGTGCACGTGTTTCTGCGCTGGCAGTCATAAAGATTTTAAGTTCAGCATTAGGAAAAACCACGGTGCCAATATCACGACCATCCATAACAATAGCTTTATTAGTTCCCATTGCCTGCTGCTGTTCTACCAACTTGGCACGAACTTCTGAAACTGCCGCTACAGTGCTAACAAAATTAGAAACTTCGATAGTTCTAATTTGCTTTTCGACATTTTCACCATTCAAATACATTTCTGCAAAGCCCAAATCAGCATTAAACTTAAATTCTAATGTAATATCAGACAAGGCTTCAACCAAAGCTTCCTTTTTAAAGAAATCGGCTCCTATAAGATTATGCTGCATAGCAAAAAAGGCAACCGCACGGTACATTGCCCCTGTATCTACATAAACATATTCCAGTTCTTTTGCTAATTGTTTTGCTAAAGTGCTTTTTCCTGTAGATGAAAATCCGTCGATTGCAATGGTAATTTTTTTCAATTTTTTATTTTTAAATTTTTATTCTTTTAAAGCCTTTATGTTTTTAATAATAAATACTCATTAAAATATCTGATTTAGAACCATCAATTAATTTTGCTATTCTTTCAAAGTATTTTTTATTAACCATAGGGCAGCCATAACTATTGCAAATGTAGCCATCTTTCTCTTCATACGGAACATCATAATAATAATGAAAAACAATATCCCGTTTGAAAGCATTATTATTTGTCTCATCTAACCCATACAATCTATAGGCTTTTCCAAACTTTCCATAATAATGATTTCCGATAGAATATCTACCTAATGAAGTACTTAATGAATTTGGAACATTGCTAAAGCGAAGTTTTCCTTCTTTCCCTGTTTCAGAACCAGATCCATGCGCAACCAAACCTTTGTCTATAATTTTATTTGTCTTTAAATTATAAACAAAAAAACGATTCTTCCCTGAAGGAATCTTCATATCTATCAAGAAAGCAATTTTATCATTGTATTTCGGATTCTTACGAATTAGCTCTTTAATATCAGTAACATGAGCTTCAATTCTTTTATAGTCAGAAGACGATAAATCAACTTTATTTTTATCAGAAACTATAAAATAAACAAATAGAATCGCAAAAACAAGAAGGGATATGATAATTACTTTTTTCATTGAATGATTATTATATAGATATTTACTTCTTAATTAAAAAAAAGTTTTTATTCTGTAAAAAAAAACTAATTATAATAAATAAAACCAAATAGAATAGTTTTATGCAGTTATTGAAAATTTAAGGTTAAACCAAAAAGACTTGTATTTGCCGCTAGAGTATATCTAGAATACGAATAATTGAATTTTAGTTTATTCATTCTTAAACCAAATCCCAACGAAACTCCAGAAAAATTACGTTGTTCTTCCACCCTTAATTCTTCTCCTCTTCTAAAGTTATACCCGATACGAAAATTGAATGCTTTTTTAGGAAAAAGCTCCACTCCAAATGCAACGTGCCTTAAAGCATTGTTTACAAATGAAACTTTTTCTGGACTTGTACTTCCGTCAATATTAGTTTCTCCACGATTGGGATTAGAAAAAGAAATGTTCCATTGCTGCAAATTTTCTAGCGAAAGATGCCAGCGAATTGGCACATGTTCTAATTCTTGCGAAATACCAGCTACGATTTCAAAAGGAAGATTTTCTTTGATTCCAGAATAAGTCGTAAACTGCGTTCCCATATTTCTAAACACAAGAGCAAAATTCAGATCATTCATTTCATTTACATACAAGAAACCCAAGTCAACAGCACCACCAATTGAATTATAACTTTCTAGTGACGAAGTAATCAATTTGGCACTTGCTCCAATGTAAAAATCGGTATAAGGAACATTGTAGGCATACCCAAGTGATAATGCGCCTTCACTTCCCGTAAAATTAGAAGTAGCCTGACCATTTTCGTCATAACCTTCAAATGTACCGTAATTCACGTAAGTAACACCGGCATAAAAAGTCTGAACATGGCGATCATAAGTATAAGCATACGACGCAGTACCATAAGAGGCTTCTCCGTAATAACTTCCATAATTTAGTGCTAAATGATTATCCATGTCTGCGTTTATTAACGCGGGGTTTGACATGGCCTGATTTACATCATCGTCATATATCGTAATTATATCTCCTCCTAATGCCGCTTGCCTTGGCGAAGTAGTAAGATTTAAAAATTGATAAGTGTAACGCCCACCGACCTGTCCGAAAGAAAACGAACAAATTAAAACAGTAAAGAATAAAACAACTTTTTTGAGCATTTGTCTTGGGCGTACGTAATATGGGCATAACGCAACTGCAAATATAAAATTATATAACTCTTAAAATAATGTGAAATAAAAAAAATCCAAATCCCAATCATTAAAATTGGAATTTGGATTTTATATAATATGATTAAAAAAATTTATTTCAAATCTTTCGCATTTTTAACTTTCTGATCTGTTAAAGCTAGAACCAAAACTTCACTCATTTCTTTTACATAATGAAAAGAAAGACCTTCTAAATATTCCGCTTTTATTTCATCAATATCACTTTTGTTTTCGTGGCAAAGAATGATTTCTTTAATTCCAGCTCTTTTGGCAGCTAAGATTTTTTCTTTGATTCCGCCAACAGGAAGCACTTTTCCTCGTAAAGTGATTTCTCCAGTCATCGCTAGATTTTTTTTTACTTTTTTCTGAGTTAAAAGTGAAACTAAAGACGTTAGCATTGCAATACCGGCACTTGGTCCATCCTTTGGAGTCGCACCTTCAGGAACGTGCAAGTGAATATTGTATTTCTGAAACAATTCTGTACTAATACCTAATTTCTTAGCATTTGCTTTAATATATTCTAAAGCAATTGTAGCAGATTCTTTCATTACAGTTCCAAGGTTTCCTGTAATAGTCAACGAACCTTTTCCTTCAGAAATTAGAGATTCAATAAACAGGATATCTCCTCCAACACTTGTCCAAGCTAAACCAGTTACAACGCCAGCAACATCATTATTTTCGTATTTATCACGCTCTAATCTTGGCACTCCTAAAATCGCTACGATATCTTCATCTGTAACTTTTTTGTTGTACTCCTCTTCCATTGCAACAGATTTTGCTGCATTACGAATTACCTGAGCAATTTTAGTCTCTAAATTACGAACACCAGATTCTCTTGTGTAACCTTCAATGATTTTTTCTAATTGCTTTTTGCCAATAGTCAAATCTTTTGCTGTTAAACCGTGAGCTTCTAATTGTTTTGGAAATAAATGTCTTTTAGCAATTTCTACTTTTTCTTCAATAGTGTAGCCTGACATTTTAATTACTTCCATTCTGTCACGCAAAGCTGGTTGAATTGCGGCCAT includes these proteins:
- a CDS encoding fasciclin domain-containing protein; this encodes MKTRKFLALAVLALGFAFTSNAQKSVMVGGAAMYPNKNIIENAVNSKDHTTLVAAVKAADLVTTLEGKGPFTVFAPTNQAFNKLPKGTVETLLKPENKKMLQNILTYHVVSGKWNASDIAKAIKEGKGNATIKAVNGGTLTAWMKGKDLYITDENGNKAKVTIADVNQSNGVIHVVDAVLLPKK
- a CDS encoding ExbD/TolR family protein, encoding MNNLPKKVRSKKLNSRVDLTAMVSVSFLLIIFFMLVGELSKSKGMDLALPEKDTCRWSHACIKADRVYTILLDKNDKIITYSGILEFPMEAPKEFKSGKNEIHQELFRKKKEVHNYMISVGKPMNGVIVIIKPSKKSNYGNLVNILDLMKVANIETYSIVDEFSAAESKLLASN
- a CDS encoding ExbD/TolR family protein yields the protein MKNLPQKVRSRKLNSRVDLTAMVSVSFLLIIFFMVVGELSKPKLMELYSGRGGCGPEPQCNKSDENIVLTLLLDKNDKIITYHGLLAFPIQAPKEVNYEKNGIRKELMEKNKMVLEYSARLGKPGRGVTVIIKPTEKSNYGNLVDILDEIKMANITSYAIVPQFTPEESKLLASN
- a CDS encoding ExbD/TolR family protein — protein: MKNLPQKVRSRKLNSRVDLTAMVSVSFLLIIFFMVTIELRKNKAMYLSLPDYDAYTCEWTGGCGENRSYTILLGDDDKLVSYMGLLEVPKIAPKKFGYGKDGIRQELLKQNKKMLNYSAQLGRPGQGMVVIIKPSQKSNFKNLVDILDEMAIADISAYVIVNDFTPEESKLIALK
- the rpsA gene encoding 30S ribosomal protein S1, whose translation is MSEQTKSQEEFLANFNWHNFQEGIDAVDEKNLQEFEELVSKTFIATDQEEVVEGVVVRITDRDVIVDINAKSEGVISLNEFRYNPNLKVGDKVEVLIDIREDKTGQLVLSHRKARTIKSWDRVIAANETGEIVNGFVKCRTKGGMIVDVFGIEAFLPGSQIDVKPIRDYDVYVNKMMEFKVVKINHEFKNVVVSHKALIEADIEVQKKEIIGQLQKGQVLEGVVKNITSYGVFIDLGGVDGLIHITDLSWSRINHPSEVLELDQKLNVVILDFDDEKTRIQLGLKQLNAHPWDALDANLTVGDKVKGKVVVIADYGAFIEVAEGVEGLIHVSEMSWSTHLRSAQDFVKVGDVVEAVILTLDREDRKMSLGIKQLTQDPWTDITSKYPVGSKHTGIVRNFTNFGIFVELEEGIDGLIYISDLSWTKKIKHPSEFVNVGEKLDVVVLELDVEGRKLSLGHKQTTANPWDQYEDSFAVGTIHTGEISEIVDKGATVEFGDDIVAFIPTRHLEKEDGKKLKKGDTADFKVIEFNKEFKRVVASHTAIFREEEEKNVKAAAETTTSASTNAPAATLGDNNDVLAALKAKMEKTEKK
- a CDS encoding nucleoside permease, which gives rise to MGIKNRLIFMSFLQFFVWGAWLITIGNYWFGTKNWEGTQFGLVFGTMGIASLFMPTLTGIIADRWVNAEKLYGILHILYAAVLFGIAQVTTPDTFIIVMLLAMCCYMPTIALSNSISYTSLKLNNKNIVKDFPPIRVWGTIGFIVAMWITNLSGSKATEYQFYIAGVGALILGFYAFTLPKCEPQRLIKENATWIETFGLESFKLFANYKMALFFVFSMFLGGALQLTNAYGDVFLDEFKHFPKYADSFVIRYSTIIMSISQVSETLFILAIPFFLRRFGIKQVMLISMLAWVLRFGLFAFGDPVNGLWMIILSCIVYGMAFDFFNISGSLFVESNTDSKIRSSAQGLFMMMTNGVGAVLGSLTSGWAIDRFFTKSFANTTELAGFLQTDASNEKMVEFVKSQGNSISADGMFTNPVLMKDWHTIWLSFAAYALVIAIAFAILFKHKHDPKEIENLSH
- the cmk gene encoding (d)CMP kinase produces the protein MKKITIAIDGFSSTGKSTLAKQLAKELEYVYVDTGAMYRAVAFFAMQHNLIGADFFKKEALVEALSDITLEFKFNADLGFAEMYLNGENVEKQIRTIEVSNFVSTVAAVSEVRAKLVEQQQAMGTNKAIVMDGRDIGTVVFPNAELKIFMTASAETRAQRRFDELQQKGDNVSYEEVLKNVVDRDYIDTHRADSPLIIADDAIEIDNSYLNKEEQFAAVLELVNDVVKTI
- a CDS encoding murein L,D-transpeptidase catalytic domain-containing protein — encoded protein: MKKVIIISLLVFAILFVYFIVSDKNKVDLSSSDYKRIEAHVTDIKELIRKNPKYNDKIAFLIDMKIPSGKNRFFVYNLKTNKIIDKGLVAHGSGSETGKEGKLRFSNVPNSLSTSLGRYSIGNHYYGKFGKAYRLYGLDETNNNAFKRDIVFHYYYDVPYEEKDGYICNSYGCPMVNKKYFERIAKLIDGSKSDILMSIYY
- the porQ gene encoding type IX secretion system protein PorQ, giving the protein MLKKVVLFFTVLICSFSFGQVGGRYTYQFLNLTTSPRQAALGGDIITIYDDDVNQAMSNPALINADMDNHLALNYGSYYGEASYGTASYAYTYDRHVQTFYAGVTYVNYGTFEGYDENGQATSNFTGSEGALSLGYAYNVPYTDFYIGASAKLITSSLESYNSIGGAVDLGFLYVNEMNDLNFALVFRNMGTQFTTYSGIKENLPFEIVAGISQELEHVPIRWHLSLENLQQWNISFSNPNRGETNIDGSTSPEKVSFVNNALRHVAFGVELFPKKAFNFRIGYNFRRGEELRVEEQRNFSGVSLGFGLRMNKLKFNYSYSRYTLAANTSLFGLTLNFQ